CAGATGGACTCCTGGGCTTCCGCCGGAAGACGATGTCTTTAAGAGCAGCGAATGGCTGTTCGACGGCCACATAAGCGATAAACGCCAACATTATCGCAATGACTGAGTGACCCATGAATTCGTAGCACTGCAAGAGAAGAGGGCACTTATGAGGTTTCTAGTATAAACCGTATCGAAGGATGTCAAAATTGCTCAAAATAGAtaataagaaaataaaagagATGTCACGACGTACCATAGTGAGATGATCCAAGTTGATTATTTCCCTGGTGGATGCGGCTTTAGCGTAAACCACGAGAGGATGAAGGAGGTAGATGAGATAGGTCAGGTTGCTGACGGGAACCAGCCCGTGCCAGGACAGAGCTCCGTTGATAAGACCTGTCGATGAAAAGACCATGACTCCACAAGCCCCTTGGAAGCTATGTTGCAAGCCAAAGCCTTACTTCCATATTTCTGAGGTTCAGTCAGAGAATTAGGCTTTACGTGCTCCTATGCTTTGTCTTACGTTTTGAGGACTATTCAGGAAATAGCTACTATTTTGACTATTTTGAGGAAATAGCTAAGGTGGCTTAGGCTTAGCATATACGACTGGGTTCGAAATGTGCTCCCTTTTAACAAGGTCTGTTTATTAATTGGTTGGGTATATTTCTTAACAAGGCCAACTTTGACCTGGCTGCATGCCCGCGTGCTTGCGTGTCTTGCACAGAATCGTACCTCCATGTCCGGTCTCACAGACTACGGTGATCCAAGCGACGCCGAGACACCACATGGTACGGTGGACGCCGGCGTACACAGCGTACACGATGGTGTCGACAGGGATATTCGCACGGTATGGGTAAACACCGAACAGAGAGACCGTTGTGAAGATGAGAGCCACAGCCCAGCCAATTACCAGTGTGAGCTGCGAGGAAATAGCATTCGGGGTAAGGATATACAGCGCCCATTATGAACAAACATGCGGAGGGTACGCAAACTTACGGGTTTGTACTGGACCTCCTTGTTCTTGACGAGGTAATAACCGCAGAAAAGGCCAACACAGAAGGGGCCGAAGTGAGTGAAGGGTTGGAAGTATACCAGGTTCAACTGCTGAAGAGCTTTCCTGTTGAAGATATTTTAAATATTGTTAGCCCACCCTCACTAGAAATATCCGATATGATTTCAAGTGGAACAAATCAGAATGGACCTGAGCATATTGGCTGTGCATACTAGCGATACTGGACCAGCAGTATAATATCAGATTCAGATATAAATGTTATTGGACATACCAGCAGCCTGTATGACCAAGACATATCGGCATACAAGCGGCTGTGAGACATATCAGCAGGTATCACTGACCACGATATATCGGACGTATACCAGAATGTGTGTCGAATATAATAACTGTGTTATAGTATCGGAGGAGGGAAAACTGATGTGGAGGTATGCTGGTACCTGTCAGCATCAGGACACATGCTATCCAGGCCTGCACACTTTTTGGGTTTGGATAAAACTTTTCACATTTAAAGTTTGTCACTATATTTCAGAGGGCAAAACCTATCAGAAGGGCTCGTTCGCCCCTGAACTTGATGCTTCAAGTGCAGAACTTACGTCCATTCAGATGCCATGAGCAGGAGGGCTGGAGGGAGATCAAAGAAGTAGGTGACCAGACCAGTGGCAAGCGCCGAAAGTGTGGCAAGAGTGAAGATAACGGAGAGCCCGATGTTGTTGTACCTGTTTCGAAAAAGACATTAGCTTCGGCATTTATTACTCGCATACTACATGGGAATGTGAGCACGTATCAGGATTTACAAGCGAAAGCGAAAGCTATTGGACACGCCCCACGGTTTTTCTTGTTCCTTGTTTCCTAGTGATGACAAATAAACAAACTCACTTGAAGGTAAGCAGGAGTAGCGGAAGAGAGACGATGTAGTACTGCATGTTCACCGCTTGGAACCACGTGTGAAGAAGACACTGCACAGGCAACAAACAGAAATTAGTGAGACAGAAATAGCTGCTCGATTGCCTGGAAGAATAAAAGAGGTTGCGACACTCCGAGTTGAATGATATAAATGAAAGAGAAAGTtgtttgcatcgatgtgaacctgggTCACGTGCCTACGAGATCCAATAGAAATGGCCGAGCCTCTCGCCTCCTCTGACGTTGCAGCTCAATGTGGAGGCGTGTTCAAGTATCTATGTCTCGTTATCTACAGCATATGTTATTTTTATGATTTATAAAATATTTATTACAAAAATAGTTTGCCCTCAGTATTCTGCGCTCATGAAGTAAAGAATCACACACATCAaggtgtcgcaaccccttttaATGCTAGAGTCCTGTGTATGATCTTCTGCCCGATACGTATCGAGAGATTATACTACCCAATGATCGTCGAGAAAATAAAATTGTACCAGACACCAAAACGCCCCATCACCGAGACCACGGACGCGCCGTCGGCGTCACGATCCTTACCTCAGATTTACCTCACGTAACAGTTTACTCCTTTCTAGGCGCATACCGTCGTTGCCGTGGCAACAAATCCTGCTCCCCGCCAGCAAGTGGACTGATATGAAAGACTACCGTGACCCCGGAAAAGTCCAACTTGCATCATCCTGTAGGCGTACCCAGGAGATCCTCAAGTGCGGAGAAGCTTGGATATGTCTCGGACATTTCGGGGACGTTTCTCGGTCACTCGTGTTCGATGCGAATAAAAAGCAGATGTCGTTACTGCCGTTATACCGCCCCAGCGTACATGTCGGCGTTCTGCCAGTCACTCGCGTTTCTCGCCCAGCAGGGGAGAAATGACAAAGGTTTTTCAATATAACACTGTACGGGCGCACTTGGTAGAAAGGATGCGTACCATTTTCTCGTATGGCAAGTAGTTGCTGACGTAAAGGGCGTTGGTCCACCAAGAATTCCTGCAGTTGTTCATCAGAGGTTCCATTGTTTCATTCCAGAACGGACCAGAGCCGGCAAGTGGCAGCAGGAGGAAAAGAGCGATGGCCAGGAGGTACGATGGAGTCATTCTGAAGAAAACAATCTTTGAATTTCAGAACACCGTACCAACTCAGGATGCAGTGCAGGATATATTGTGGATGTCCTGGATATTCATCGTACACTAATCTATATATGCCACCACGAAGATTCTCAGTGAACCACCCATGTTCACAGTGGCTTCAAAGAGATATCAAAGGTATCGGAAGATGCCCCGTGTGTGGTATATGGCATGCATTCAATGTCCAGAATGATACATAATTTGGACGTGACACTAAAATCCATAGCCTGCAGGAATGTCAATGTAACCGCCGGAGCTTACCTCCAGATCCTCTGAAGGAAAGACGACAGCACGTTGAATTTACCCTTGTTTTGCTCGAGTTTGCCCCAGCTTGAGTAAATGATGAGAAGACCACTGTAAAATGATGTCATTGTCACAATTGTTAGCGAGAAATATTTCTGCGTCAAGTCATCTCAAAGTTCCAGAACTGAACTAAGCCGGTAACAATTTAGTTACATATAACTACAGAAACGTTACAGTATAACTAGAAAGCAGTTGGTCTAGTCAAGGCACGTCGACTACCATGCAGTACCGCTTACAGAATGTATTGTACTACTGGGCGTACCTAATGAAGAAGAAGGTGTCAACAGGCAAGAAGTTTTCGATCACCGTGAAGGGCACGTTAGTATAGAGGTCTTCGAGGGTCTTGAGCCTTCCTGAAACACATAATGAACATACTTAATTTACAGAGGCGTCCAATTGTAAATGTCCCCCAAAAGTCCTTCATTGGACCGTTCGAAGTGCAGAGCACACAGAGGTGTACATATTCTTCCCAGTACCAGAAATATCTCAATAATGCATGGAAGAGTTACATTGAGAATatgaatgcaatctttgaacgTCCTATAAATATCCTGAAAAAGTCCTGCCATGGATATTTTGTACTTAATGTGAATTTAAGTACGGAGAACATTTGCAGCCCGATCACTTATTTCTTCCACCTCTTACACTTTGCTTCGTCCTTGAACGTCCTAGAAATGTCGCGAATAGGTTCTGCATACCGTATAGCATCCGCAACCGTATCTTGAGCGTATAGAACATTGCAGCATGGTCTTCTATCCACAGATGTTCCTGCCAGCGTGGTCACGGAATATGCGAGTTCTACGCTCCCACAAAGGGTCACTGTATTTATACTCACGGTAGCGGATGAAAGATGCAATGTCGACCAGATAGTAGGTATGACCAAGAACAATCCAGAAGCAAGAGATGATTCGGAGTCCGTGCAAAACACCCaagctgtttcttgttttccttGGGTTAAGCAGCTTCTTGGTATTCGCGACGAAGGAGAATGCCAGGAAGATTCTAGCAAGTACACCTGTGACAAGAGCCAGCACTCATAAGTAAACCGGCTGTTTATTCCTCGAGCACTGTGTGTACACTCTATCCTGATTTTCGTATCATCCTATTGGGATACAGGTCCTTCGACAACTGTGTTACCAACCTGGAGGTAGCATATGAGTTCCTGGTTTGAGGTGCTTCCTTTGGTAGTTGTAAACCCGCTCCAAGACAGTTCCAATGACCACGCACGTGGCAACAGTACCCAGTGCGACCCTTAAAAAATGAGAAcacgagtgttttttttttagttacatATTTGAGACTACTTGCAAGAAGCAAGAAACCAATAGAAGGCATAAGGTGCTTACAAAATGATAACATGCTCGGTTTTGTAGACAGGTGTTGCCTTAGATTCGCAATTGCCAATGTCTGCCTTCATGCCTGCTTGACCAGCAGCTAGAAAAGTGAGAGAAAACATATTAAAGGATGTTCAATAGAACACGGCGGGTGTTCAATACGTTCTACAACGGTTTTTGCGAGGACATCAACCAAACCGCCTTCCAACAGCCTTGGCCATGGAGGCACGACAGACTTGGCAGACGACAAAGTTGTAATCTTGGTTGGTACCGTCTGCAacatgtcgtctgcaacatgtCGTCCGCAGACGACGTCGGCGGTGACTACGGCTACTCGTTGGATTGCGTTGGCTGTATAAGCCACATGGAAGCCAGGCTTACTTACCGTAAACGGCGAGCTTGTAAAGATCATCCTTGCTACACTGAGTAGGAACACAGGCTCCGATACGGATGGGGAAATACTTCAACCATCTTCCGTAGTTGTAGACCCAATGCATAAACTATATGAAGAAGGAACGAAACATTTATCATATCTCATAACGATAAGACTTTTAGGTATAACATGGTCGACACCCCGAAGAACCCTGAGAAGTGCTACCATATCGCCACACGTGCGTGTGACAAGGACACTACAAACGGGATAAGGACCATGCCACAGAAAAAGATATCTTACCGATTGACCAT
This genomic stretch from Ornithodoros turicata isolate Travis chromosome 9, ASM3712646v1, whole genome shotgun sequence harbors:
- the LOC135367964 gene encoding nose resistant to fluoxetine protein 6-like, which encodes MLRPVQLWIIVLVLAGAALSENAVSSAAEETMDYEAHARQAWKDMEGSLRSTAEEAVKKIFPTLLRASNEAGISEDCQAAVFKVIIGVRKLKEWAISMVDASGKVPTGVLTGAAASLGSYDQCMTIGEGVSPEEVEENDIIVGQYCTVNIRFPILPRPYSNSSEIITDGQSFMHWVYNYGRWLKYFPIRIGACVPTQCSKDDLYKLAVYAAGQAGMKADIGNCESKATPVYKTEHVIILVALGTVATCVVIGTVLERVYNYQRKHLKPGTHMLPPGVLARIFLAFSFVANTKKLLNPRKTRNSLGVLHGLRIISCFWIVLGHTYYLVDIASFIRYRRLKTLEDLYTNVPFTVIENFLPVDTFFFISGLLIIYSSWGKLEQNKGKFNVLSSFLQRIWRMTPSYLLAIALFLLLPLAGSGPFWNETMEPLMNNCRNSWWTNALYVSNYLPYEKMCLLHTWFQAVNMQYYIVSLPLLLLTFKYNNIGLSVIFTLATLSALATGLVTYFFDLPPALLLMASEWTKALQQLNLVYFQPFTHFGPFCVGLFCGYYLVKNKEVQYKPLTLVIGWAVALIFTTVSLFGVYPYRANIPVDTIVYAVYAGVHRTMWCLGVAWITVVCETGHGGLINGALSWHGLVPVSNLTYLIYLLHPLVVYAKAASTREIINLDHLTMCYEFMGHSVIAIMLAFIAYVAVEQPFAALKDIVFRRKPRSPSVDIPPAETLHVQVVSNGHTTSCK